From Bacillus basilensis, a single genomic window includes:
- a CDS encoding flavin monoamine oxidase family protein → MMQPLTMERMLHIINVGLVKTKNPKQIIIVGAGISGLVAASLLKEAGHKVTILEANNRIGGRIYTIREPFSRGLYFNAGPMRIPDTHKLTLAYIRKFKLPLNLFINKTASDIIYTNNIKTRLSIFEKNPSILGYPILESEKGKTAEELMLEVLEPILNYIKKDPNKNWSIVEKKYKAYSLGTFLTEYYSDGAIDMIGVLLDMEAYMGMSLIEVLREMIFFTSTTKYYEIMGGMDALPNSFLPQLKDNIFMSYKVEKIIQEDNKVMLQGNREQTLERFTITSDIAIITIPFSALRFVEVRPYHLFSYYKRRAIRELNYIAATKIAIEFKSRFWEKAGQCGGKSITDLPIRFTYYPSYGIHTPGAATVLASYTWADEALTWDSLPNSERIRYALKNLAEIYGDIVYSEFVTGASFSWSQNPYSCGAFTAFEPGQELELFPYITPPSGKVHFAGEHTTLTHGWMQGAIESGIRVAYEVNEQ, encoded by the coding sequence ATGATGCAGCCATTAACGATGGAAAGAATGCTTCATATTATTAATGTGGGGCTCGTTAAAACGAAGAATCCAAAGCAGATTATTATTGTTGGTGCAGGAATTTCAGGATTAGTTGCAGCATCGTTATTGAAAGAAGCAGGGCATAAAGTAACAATTTTAGAAGCGAATAATCGAATAGGCGGAAGAATATATACGATCCGTGAACCGTTTAGCAGAGGTTTATATTTTAATGCAGGACCAATGCGAATTCCTGATACACACAAGTTAACTTTAGCTTACATTCGTAAATTCAAATTACCGTTAAATCTTTTTATAAATAAAACCGCTTCAGATATTATTTATACGAATAATATTAAAACGAGATTAAGCATATTCGAAAAAAATCCAAGTATACTTGGATATCCTATTTTAGAGAGCGAAAAAGGTAAAACGGCAGAAGAGTTAATGTTAGAGGTATTAGAACCGATTCTAAATTATATTAAGAAAGATCCTAATAAGAATTGGAGTATTGTTGAGAAAAAGTATAAAGCATATTCGCTCGGCACATTTTTAACTGAATATTATTCAGACGGTGCAATAGATATGATTGGTGTACTTCTTGATATGGAAGCGTATATGGGAATGTCTTTAATTGAAGTATTACGTGAAATGATCTTTTTTACTTCAACTACAAAATATTATGAGATTATGGGTGGAATGGATGCATTACCCAATTCATTTTTGCCACAGCTAAAGGATAATATTTTTATGTCATATAAAGTAGAGAAAATTATACAAGAAGATAATAAAGTAATGTTACAAGGAAATCGTGAGCAAACGTTAGAGCGATTTACTATAACAAGTGATATTGCTATTATCACAATTCCATTTTCAGCGTTACGATTTGTAGAAGTTCGGCCGTATCATTTATTCTCTTATTATAAAAGACGAGCAATTCGTGAATTAAATTATATTGCTGCAACGAAAATTGCGATAGAGTTTAAAAGTAGATTTTGGGAGAAAGCGGGACAGTGTGGCGGTAAATCTATTACAGATTTACCTATACGGTTTACATATTATCCGAGTTATGGCATTCATACACCAGGGGCAGCTACCGTTTTAGCGAGTTATACGTGGGCAGATGAGGCGTTAACATGGGATAGTTTACCGAATAGTGAACGCATTCGTTATGCATTAAAAAATTTAGCGGAAATATACGGTGACATCGTTTATAGTGAGTTTGTTACAGGGGCATCTTTTAGCTGGAGTCAAAATCCGTATTCTTGCGGCGCATTTACAGCTTTCGAACCGGGCCAAGAACTCGAGTTATTTCCGTATATTACACCACCATCTGGGAAAGTGCATTTTGCCGGAGAGCATACGACATTAACACATGGGTGGATGCAAGGAGCAATAGAGTCTGGAATTCGAGTTGCATATGAAGTAAATGAACAGTGA
- a CDS encoding GTP-binding protein, with protein sequence MNKVEIHILGGFLGSGKSTLLQNLLLAEKKKNRKVAVLMNEIGEYSVDTDIIGKENVLRELLKGCICCTLKEELEIQLHSLYQQERPDVIYIETTGVAHPIEVLDACVSPILAPFLEVKSIVVVLDAVRWLNRSVLSANVQQLLHEQLKFGSHILINKSDLLTFADKNKVIEEVKAINNHAKLFETKYCNISLEDIEEVEFTNDGEHETLHVKQHLHIQTMTYQFTKSIDQDKLYEWLSNLPDSIYRVKGFVKFHGDKYPHLFQYSFGVPTLLEQDFGFPTNLVVIGEGLDKKQLAEGLEKVELNSN encoded by the coding sequence ATGAATAAAGTAGAAATTCATATATTAGGTGGCTTTTTAGGTAGTGGAAAATCAACATTATTACAAAATTTATTGTTAGCGGAGAAAAAGAAGAATAGAAAAGTTGCAGTGTTGATGAATGAGATTGGTGAGTACTCAGTAGATACAGATATTATTGGAAAAGAGAATGTTTTAAGGGAGCTTCTTAAAGGGTGTATTTGTTGTACGCTAAAAGAAGAGCTTGAAATACAATTACATTCGTTATATCAGCAAGAAAGACCAGATGTCATTTATATAGAAACGACAGGTGTTGCGCATCCAATTGAAGTGTTAGATGCATGTGTATCACCAATTTTAGCACCTTTCCTAGAAGTGAAATCAATAGTAGTCGTTTTAGATGCAGTAAGGTGGTTAAATCGAAGTGTATTAAGTGCAAACGTTCAGCAATTATTACATGAGCAATTGAAGTTTGGTAGCCATATTTTAATTAATAAATCAGATTTACTAACATTTGCGGATAAGAACAAAGTAATTGAAGAAGTGAAAGCAATAAATAATCATGCGAAATTGTTTGAAACAAAGTATTGTAATATATCTTTAGAGGATATAGAAGAAGTTGAATTTACGAATGATGGGGAACATGAGACACTACATGTAAAACAGCATTTACATATACAAACGATGACATATCAATTTACGAAATCAATTGATCAAGATAAATTATACGAATGGCTTTCGAATTTACCAGATAGTATTTATCGTGTGAAAGGTTTTGTGAAATTTCATGGGGACAAATATCCTCACTTATTCCAATACTCGTTCGGGGTACCGACTTTACTGGAACAAGACTTCGGTTTCCCAACGAACCTGGTAGTAATAGGGGAAGGGCTAGATAAGAAACAATTGGCTGAAGGGTTAGAGAAAGTGGAACTTAATTCTAATTAA